In Halomarina salina, the genomic window AACGCCACGACGCCGCTCGACGCCGTCGAGGCGCGGGCGGACGCGGACGGGTTCGACGTCACGCATGAGGACGGCTGTACGACGACCGGCCCGAGCACCGAGGGGTTCGACGCGGCCGCGGACGCGGCGGCGGACGCGGACGTGGCGCTGGCGTTCGTCGGCGCGCGCTCGGCCGTCGACCTGTCGGAACGCGACGTCGACGACGCCGACAACCCGACGCTCCCGACGAGCGGCGAGGGCTCTGACGTCACCGACCTCCGACTTCCCGGCGTCCAGCAGGACCTCGTCGAGCGACTCCACGAGACGGGGACGCCGCTGGTCGTCGTCGTCGTCAGCGGGAAGCCCCACGCCATCGAGTGGGTCGCCGAGACGGTCCCGGCGGTCCTGCAGGCGTGGCTCCCCGGCGAGGAGGGCGGCACGGCCGTCGCGGACGTGCTGTTCGGCGACTACAACCCCGCCGGCCACCTCCCGGTCTCGTTCGCGCGCTCGGTCGGCCAGCTGCCGGTCCACTACAGCCGCCGGCCCAACTCCGCGACCAAGGACTACGTCTCGACGGAGAGTTCGCCGCTGTTCCCGTTCGGCCACGGTCTGAGCTACACCGATTTCGAGTACGACGACTTCGACTGCTCGTCGAGTCGACTCCACCCGTCCGGGTCCGTCACCGCGAGCGTCACCGTCACGAACGTCGGCGACCGGGCGGGGACCGACGTGGTCCAGCTGTACGCCCGCGCCGAGTCGCCCGACCAGGCCCGCCCAGTCCAGGAGCTGACGGGGTTCCAGCGCGTCTCGCTCGACGCCGGTGAGTCCGCCCGCGTCTCGTTCCAGGTGGACGCGACGCAACTGGCGTACCACGACCAGGCCATGGACCTCACCGTGCACGAGGGTCCGTACGAACTCCGCGTCGGCCACTCGGCCGCCGATGTCGCCGCGAGCGCGTCCGTCGAGGTGACGGACACGAAGGCCGTCCCGCGGACCGGTCGGACGTACTTCGCCGAGACGTCCGTCGAGCCGCAGTAGGGGCGCAGTCTCCGGTCGTTCCCCGAACGTGTCACCGACGGAGCCGTTCGAGCCGCCCAGTGGGCGTTTTCTCCGCAATCGTAAGAGTCGTGTACCGGTGGAGCAATGCCTCGCCTGTGACCAGTACGCAGCAGAACTACGTGAACGGAGAGTGGAGCGACTCCGAGAACGGCGAGACGTTCGAGTGTACCGACCCGGCGGCCCCCGACGAGGTCGTCGCCGAGTACCAGCGGTCGACGGCCGCCGACGTGGAGTCGGCCGTCGAGGCGGCGGCCGACGCCAGCGAGGAGTGGGCGACGATGCCGGCCCCGCAGCGCGGGGCTATCCTCCGCGAGGCGGCGGCGAACCTCGCCGAGCGGAAGGAGGAGCTGACGCAGTTGCTCGTCCGCGAGGAGGGGAAGACCAGCGGCGAGGCCGGCGGCGAGGTACAGCGGGCCATCGACATCTTCTACTACTACGCCGAGAAGACCCGCGACCTGGGTGGGAGCCGGAAGTCCGCGAGCAGCGCGGGCACCGACCTCTACACCGTCGACCAGCCGGTCGGCGTCGCGGGCCTCATCACGCCGTGGAACTACCCCATCGCCATCCCGGCGTGGAAGATGGCCCCGGCGCTCGCGACGGGCAACACGGTCGTCCTGAAGCCCGCCGAACTCGCGCCAGGGACGGCCCTCGCCCTCGCGGGAGCGCTCGACGAGGCCGACATCCCGGACGGCGTCGTCAACGTCGTCACCGGCAAGGGGTCGGAACTCGGTCCGCCGCTTATCGAACACGAAGAGGTCGACGCCGTCTCGTTCACCGGGTCGACCGAGGTCGGCCAGCAGGTGTACCAGTCCGCGACGGACGCCGGCAAGCGCGCGCAGTGCGAGATGGGCGGCAAGAACCCGACCGTCGTCGGCGAGAGCGCCGACGTCGAACAGGCCGCCGACATCGTCGCGAACGGCGCGTTCGGCGTCACCGGGCAGGCCTGCACCGCCTGCTCGCGCGCCATCGTCCACGAGTCGGTCC contains:
- a CDS encoding aldehyde dehydrogenase family protein — translated: MTSTQQNYVNGEWSDSENGETFECTDPAAPDEVVAEYQRSTAADVESAVEAAADASEEWATMPAPQRGAILREAAANLAERKEELTQLLVREEGKTSGEAGGEVQRAIDIFYYYAEKTRDLGGSRKSASSAGTDLYTVDQPVGVAGLITPWNYPIAIPAWKMAPALATGNTVVLKPAELAPGTALALAGALDEADIPDGVVNVVTGKGSELGPPLIEHEEVDAVSFTGSTEVGQQVYQSATDAGKRAQCEMGGKNPTVVGESADVEQAADIVANGAFGVTGQACTACSRAIVHESVHDEFVDALVARAEDIDIGPGDEYDMGPQVSESELEGTLDYVDVAEQEGATLETGGGQPEGEHLGDGYYVEPTVFSGVERDFRIFQEEVFGPLVSVTEVADFEEALETANDSQYGLSASIVTNDHEEAERFVHEVESGVAKVNAKTTGLELHVPFGGFKQSSTETWREQGDAGIDFYTIQRTVYDEF